The DNA sequence ATTGATCCTTCATTAACATTTGCATCTGCAATTGTTAAAGGAATTCTTTCACCAAAATCTTCATCAATTTGAAGAATTATAAATTGTCCCGCTTTTCTTTCTTCAGCAATAAGTTTAGCTTCTAATTTCATCTTATATACATTTTCAGAAAGTTTTTCTTTATGCAAAATTTTTGCCATATATGTCTCAATTAATTTAAATATTACTTTAGGTTATAAAAAGATATTCGCATCTAAAATATAAAGAAAATATTATAATATTTTCGTATTTGATGATACATTGTTTAGTAAAAACTTTTATCAACATTTGAATTTATAAAACAATCAGTTATTTTAAGTTTACGTTTATATCTTATTTATATAAGGAGAAAAAAGTGGTTATTTCTATTCCTAAAGAAATTTTACCAGGTGAAAATAGAGTTGCAATAGTTCCGGATGTAGCAGCAAAATTGATAAAAAAAGGATTTGCAGTAAAAGTTGAGAAAGATGCTGGAATTTCTGCAGGTTTTACAAATGAAAAGTATATTGAAGCCGGTGCAGAAATTATAAGTTCTTTAGATGAACTTTACAATACTGATATTATTTTGAAAGTACAAAGACCAACTGAACATCCATCCGGCAAACATGAAACAGAATTTATCAAAAGTGGAAGTTATTTAATCACTTTAATGTATTCGCTTCATTATTCAGATTTAGCAAAAACTTGTGCTGAAAAGGGAATAAATGTTATTTCTATGGATGCAATTCCAAGGACAACACTCGCACAAAAAATGGATGCATTAAGTTCACAAGCAAATATTGCAGGATATAAATCAGTTCTAATGGCAGCAAATTCACTCGGAAAGATTTTTCCATTAATGATGACAGCAGCAGGAACAATTCAACCAGCAAAAGTTGTAATTATGGGAGCTGGAGTTGCCGGTTTACAAGCTCTTGGAACAGCCAAAAGATTAGGAGCAATTGTTGAAGTTTCGGATATTCGGCCATCTGTGAAAGAAGAAGTACAATCTTTAGGCGGAAGATTTATTGAAGTTGATACAGATGAAAATATGCAAGATTCCGGAGGGTATGCAAAAGAAGCTTCTGAAGAGTTTTTAAAAAAACAAAAAGAGCTTATTTTTAAACATGTTACAAATGCAGATATTGTAATTACAACAGCATTGGTGCCGGGCAAGAAGTCGCCAATATTAGTTACGGAAGAAATGATAAAAAGTATGCGTCCCGGTTCGGTTGTGCTTGATATGGCAGTTGAATTTGGCGGTAATTGTGAAATTAGCGAAAAAGGAAAAACTGTAAAAAAATATGGAGTTACAATAATTGGCGAACCAAATTTGCCAAGTTTAGTTGCAACCAACGCAAGTGAAGTTTATAGTAAAAATTTATTAGCACTTTTAGAACATATTTCAAAAGATGGGAAAATAGAATTAAATCTAGATGACGAAATTGTAAAAGGCTCACTAATTACTTACAACAATCAAGTTGTACATGAAAGAACAAAAAATTTATTATAACTAATTTGGAATAGCACATGGAAATTCATGAATTATTAATGTTGATATACGTTTTTGTATTAGCCATTTTTATTGGATTTGAACTAATTACAAAAGTTCCGCCAACTTTGCACACACCGTTAATGTCCGGATCAAATGCAATCTCTGGAATTACAATTGTTGGTGCACTTTTGAGTGCTGGATTTAATGAATTTGGTTTAAGCACAATTTTAGGAATGATAGCAGTAATTTTTGCAACAATAAATGTTGTTGGCGGATATTTAGTTACAGATAGAATGTTAAAAATGTTTAAGAAAAAGTGAGGAATTAATGGAAGTTTTATCATACGTAATTTACTTAATTGCATCAGTTCTATTTATCTTTGGCATAAAACAACTTGGTTCACCAAAAACTGCACGACAAGGAAATTTTCTCTCAGCTTTAGGAATGTTTCTCGCAATTGTAATAACACTTTTTGATCAAAGAGTTTTAACATTTGAATATATACTAATCGGAATAATTATTGGTTCAGCAATAGGAGCTTTAATGGCATATAAAGTTCCGATGACGGGCATGCCGCAAATGGTGGGATTGCTAAACGGATTTGGCGGTGGAGCTTCAATGTTAGTAGGTTATGCAGAATTCTATCATCTTCTTAAAAGTAGTGATGGAATTGATATTGCAATTGGAAGTACAATTGTTTTATCAATTTTAATTGGCGGTGTTACATTTACGGGTTCTTTAGTTGCTTTTGGTAAGTTGCAGGAAATAATATCTGGTAAAGTCATAAAATTTCCGCTCCAAAATTCTATAAATATTTTGTTATTACTTGCAGTAATAGTTTTAGGAATTCTCGTTGTAATGAACCCCTCCACAACAATTCTGTTGTTACTTATTATTGGAATAATTTCTTTGGTGCTTGGAGTACTTCTGGTTTTACCAATTGGCGGAGCTGATATGCCGGTTGCTGTTTCATTATTAAATTCTTATTCAGGATTAGCTGCATCAATGACGGGATTTGTACTTCAAAATAATATGTTAATAATCGCCGGTGCTTTAGTCGGGGCTTCTGGAATTATTTTAACAATCATTATGTGTAAAGGAATGAATCGATCGCTTATGAATGTAGTTCTTGGCGGCTGGGCAGATGCAGGAAGTGGTGGTGCATCTTCGAGTGGTTCGCAAGGAGAAGCAAAATCAATTGATGCTGAGGAATTAGCTATGATGTTAGATTCTGTGCAAAATGTTGTTATTGTTCCGGGTTATGGAATGGCGGTAGCTCAAGCTCAGCATGCTGTTAGAGATTTAACTAACATTCTGGAGAAAAAAGGAATAAATGTAAGATTTGCAATACATCCAGTTGCAGGGAGAATGCCTGGACATATGAATGTTTTATTGGCTGAAGCTCAAGTTTCTTATGATAAACTCTTTGCATTAGAAGATATAAATGATGATTTCCCAAATGTTGATGTAGCGTTAATTGTTGGTGCAAATGATGTTGTAAATCCAGCTGCACGGAATGATAAAAATTCTCCAATATTTGGAATGCCAATTTTAAATGTTGATTACGCAAAAACAGTAATTGTAAATAAAAGATCGATGAATGCTGGTTATGCAGGGATTCAAAATGAATTATTTTTCTATCCAAACACATTAATGTTTTTTGGAAGCGCAAAAGAAGCCATCAGTAAATTAGTAAATGAAATAAAGGAATTATAAGAAGAAACCATAAAAAATTATTTAGCCATTTATTATAATTTATAACATAACTCAAAAATTTAAGACAAAAAATTTTTTTAAAAATCTTTAATACCATTTTGTCATATTTCAATAATAAAATCATAATAGCCTATTGTAAGTTTTTATGGATGTTTAATATAATTCCATTCTTTAATTATTTTTTTAATCAGCATTTAAATATGAATTATAAAAAGGAATTCAATGAAGTACGGATTTTTTGATAATGATAATAAAGAATATGTAATTGAAAAACCGGACGTTCCGGTTTCATGGACAAATTATTTGGGTGTTAAAGATCTTTGCACAGTAATATCACATAACGCTGGCGGGTATTCTTTTTATAAATCAACAGAGCATCATAGAGTTACAAGATTTCGCCCAAATGGGGTTCCGCTTGATCGCCCCGGACATTATGTTTATATACGTGACGATGAGACCGGAGAATATTGGTCGATCTCTTGGCAGCCGGTTGGCAAAGATTTTACAGAAGCAAAATATACTTGTCGGCATGGAATGTCTTATTCAAAATTTCAATGTGATTATAATGATATAAATGCGGAGCAAATTTTATTTATTCCTATAGATGATGATGTAGAATTATGGGATGTTAAAATTAAAAATAATTCTGGAAGAGCAAGAAAGCTTAGCGTTTTTTCTTATGTGGAATTTTCTTTCCACCATGTTGAAATTGATAATCAGAATTTTCAAATGAGTTTGTATGCAAGCGGTTCTAATTATAAAGATGAAATTATTGAGTATGATTTTTTCTATGAACCATGGACATTTCATTTCTTTGCATCAAATTTTAATCCGGATAGTTTTGACTGCGTGAGGGATTCTTTTATCGGAAGTTACAGATCGGAGTCAGATCCAATTGCAGTTGAAAAAGGGAAATGTTCAAACAGTACTGAATTGGGTGGAAACCATTGCGGAACTTTGCATAAAAAATTAGAATTACAAAGCGGAGAAGAAACCAGATTAATTTTTATGCTTGGAGTTGGTTCACGCGAAGAAAAAGGAAGAGAAATAAAATCTAAATATTCTGATTTAAAAAATGTTGATAATGAATTTAATCGATTAAAAAATTATTGGGAAGCGAAAACTTCAAAATTTATATGCAAAACTCCAAATGAAGGTTTGAATACAATGATAAATATTTGGACACTTTACCAAGCCGAGGTTTGTGTAATTTGGTCGAGATTTGCATCATTCGTTGAAACCGGCGGAAGAGTTGGTTTGGGATATCGCGATACTTCTCAAGATATTATGGGAGTTGTTCATACAAATCCGGAAAAGACTAAACAAAGAATTATCGAACTGCTTCAAGGTCATACAAGTTACGGATATGGACTTCATCTTTTTGATCCCGATGTTTTCAAACCAAAAGAAAATAAATTACCGGGAGTAAAACTCCCAACAGTTGTTCCGACAAAAAATCCAGAAGATATTGTGCATGGAATGGAAGATGTTTGTTCGGATGATGCAATCTGGCTTGTTGCTTCAATTTGTGAATGGATTGTAGAAAGCGGTGAATTAGAATTTTTTGATAACGTTGTTCGTTATGCAAACGGAGGTGAAGGAACAGTTTATGAACATCTCACAAAAATTTTAGATTTCTCTGCAAAGTATGTCGGCAATAATGGAATTTGTCAAGGCTTGCGTGCTGATTGGAACGATTGCTTAAATCTTGGCGGTGGCGAAAGCTCAATGGTTTCATTTATGCATTATTGGGCAATAAATATTTTTATAGAATCGGCAAAAATTCTTGATAAAAATGAAGATGTTCGAAAATATTTGGAGATGGCAGAAAAAGTAAAACAGTCGTGCGAAAATGAACTCTGGGATGGTGAATGGTACATTCGAGGATTTACAAAATCCGGAAAGAAAATTGGATCAAATGAAGCTGAAGAAGGAAAAGTATTTTTAAATGCACAATCTTGGGCAGTTATGTCCGGAGTTGCAAAAGACGAAAGAGCAGAAAAAGCAATGAATGCTGTTGATAAATATTTGTATTCAAAATACGGACTTCATCTGCTATGGCCGGCTTATGGAAAACCAAATGATGAAATTGGTTATGTTACTAGAGTTTACAAAGGTATAAAAGAAAACGCTGCAATTTTCAGTCACCCAAATCCATGGGCAGTAATTGCGGAATGTAAATTGGGAAACGGAAATCGCGCAATGAAATATTACGATGCAATTCTTCCATATAATCAAAATGATATTATTGAAATTAGACAATCCGAACCCTATTCATATTGCCAGTTTATTATGGGAAAAGATCATACTGCACATGGGCGAGCACGTCATCCATGGCTTACCGGAACTGCATCTTGGTTTTATACAGCGGCAACAAAACATATTTTAGGAATTCAGCCAACTTATAAAGGATTGAAAATTGATCCGTGTATTCCGTCTGATTGGAAAGAGTTTGAAGTAAGACGAGAATGGCGCGGAGCAGTTTATATTATCAAAGTTCAAAATCCAAATGGAGTTGAAAAAGGTGTTAAAACAATAAAAGTTAATGGAAAAATAATTGATGGAATTATTCCTATTTTTCCTAAAGGTGAAAATGTAAATGTTGAAGTTGTTATGCAAAATAATTTCTAAAAAATTCGGATTCTTTTTCAATGAAAAAAATATTTATAACATTTACGTTGATTATTTTTATGGCATTACAATCATGTTCAACAATAAAACAAATTGATTACAATAACCCAAACAGATGGAATGAGCTTGGTGAAAACTCAAAATTAGATTGGCGCGCAGTACATCTTTTACATTATAATAGTGATAAACAGTTAGAAGCTTTATCGAAAAATATTCCTAAACTTACATCAATGGGAATTAATAAAATTATTTTTGAAATTGATTATAACTTTTATTTTCAATCACATTCCGAATTAAGACAAACCGATAGCGTTATTACAAAAGAAGGCGCAAAAAATTTTACAAAAGTTTGCAGAGAAAATGGAATTGAAATAATTCCACAATTTCAATGTGTGGGTCATCAATCATGGGCTGAAGAAACTTATAAATTGTTGGAAGTTTATCCGGAGTTTGATTTAACTCCAAATGCATTTCCAAATAATAAAGGTTTATACTGTAGAGAATGGGATGTTGAAAATCCAAAAGTTTATGAAATTGTTTTTGCTTTGCTGGATGAAATAATTGATGCATTTGATGCAAAGGCAATGCACGTTGGTATGGATGAAGTATTTCTTTTAGGTTCGGAATTTTCGCCATCAACAAAAGGAAAAGATCCCGCAAAACTTTTTGCAAAAGCTGTGAATGATTTACATAATTATATTGTGAAAGAAAAAGGTTTAGAAATGCTTATGTGGGGCGATAGATTAATTGATGCAAACAAAATTAATTACGGCGAATGGGAATCTTCAGCAAATGAAACGAGTAATGCGATTGATGTGATTCCGAAAGATATAATTATTTGCGATTGGCATTATGAAGATTTTAATGATTACAAAAATTTAAATGCAACTGAATATTTATCAATCCCGATGTTTATTGAAAAGGGATTTAGAGTTTTACCGACAAGCTGGCGCCGAGTTGAAACAATGAAAGACTTAATGTATTATAGTTTAACTTTGGAAAATCCAAAAATGTTAGGACATTTATTTACGCTTTGGTCTTCGGCAAAAGGTGATGAATTGTTAGCTTATCCGCCAATGGTAGAAGGATTAAAAGTTGGTCAGCCATTTTTCCTTAATAACAAGTAACTAATTTTTCAACTGTATTGCATGAGTAAAAAATGAAGAAACAAATAATTTATATACTGCTATTGCTTTTTGTAAACTCAGTTTCTGCAATTGAAATAAAAGAACTTAAACTAATGCCGTATCCCAAAAGTGTAAATCTTCTCGATGGAAAATTTAAGGTTGATGAAAATTTTAATTTAGAAGTTTCTCAAAATTCTGAACGATTGAAAATATATTCAAATAAATTTTTAATGAGATTGGCAAATCGAACCGGACTATTTCTCAATAATCCTTTTGTAAATGAGAGTAAAAATCCAAATGCAATAATTGATATTCAACGAATTGGTTTGGTAAAATTGAATGAAGATGAATCATATGAATTAAATATTTCTGATATAAAAATTCACCTCAAAGCCAATACTGATATTGGTGCAATTAGAGGAATTGAAACACTTCTTCAGCTTTTACAAATTGATGAAAATGGGTATTATTTTCCCACTTGTAAAATTATTGACTCACCAAGATTTCCTTGGCGCGGATTGTTGATTGATGTTAGCCGACATTTTATTCCTATTGAAGTTTTGAAAAGAAATTTAGACGGAATGGCTGCAATTAAATTAAATGTTATGCATTTTCATCTTTCCGATGATCAAGGATTTAGAGTTGAAAGTAAAACTTTTCCAAAGTTAACAGAACTTGGTTCAGACGGAAATTTTTATACACATGAACAAATTAAAGAAATTCTTAATTATGCAAATAATTTGGGAATTAGAGTTATGCCGGAATTTGACGTACCGGGTCACTCAACAGCATTGTTAACGGCTTATCCGGAGTTAGCAAGCTTACCTTTTAATTATAAAATTGAAAGAAAATGGGGAGTGATGGACCCAACTCTTAATCCAACTTTGGATAAAACTTATGATTTCTTAGATAAATTATTCAAAGAAATGAGTGAACTTTTTGTTGATGAATATTTTCATATTGGCGGCGATGAGAATAATGGAAATCAATGGAATGCAAATTTGGATATTCAAAAATTCATGAAAGAAAATAACATTCCAGATAACAGTTCTTTGCAAGGATATTTCAATAACAAACTTTTGAAAATCTTAACAAAATATGGGAAAAAATTAGTCGGCTGGGATGAAATTTTTCATCCATCAATGCCAAATAATATTGTAATACAATCATGGCGGGGGAAAGAAGCTTTAATTGAATCTGCAAAAAAAGGATATCAAACATTTCTGTCAAATGATTATTACATTGATTTAATTCAGCCGACGGATTTTCATTATTTGAATGATCCAATTCCCGCAGATGCAAATTTAACTGAAGAACAGAAAAAATTTATTCTCGGCGGTGAAGCAACAATGTGGGCAGAAATGATTTCAGCAGAAACAATTGATTCTAGAATTTGGCCGAGAACTGCAGCTATTGCCGAAAGGTTTTGGTCGCCGCAAAATATTAATGATGTTGAAAATATGTATAAGCGACTTGAATATATTAGTTATTTGTTGGAAGAGCATGATTTGCAACATATTAAAAATTTTGAAAGAATGTTGAGGCGACTTACAAATAATAATGAAACCGAATCATTAAGAAATTTAATCTCTGTAATTGAACCAGTTAAATTTTATCAAAGAAATAATTTGCGTGAACAAACTCAGCAAACACCGTTAACAAGAGTGATTGATGCGGCAACGGCAGATGCAAAGGCTGCAAGAGAATTTAATCAACTTGTCGAAAATTATTTATCTGAAAAAAATAATCTAGAATTGAAAAATAAAATTATTCAACAATTAAATTTTTGGAAAAATAATCACACGGAATTTTTAGAAACGGCAAAAAAATCTCCAATATTGTTTGAGATAATTCCAATGTCGGAAAATCTTTGTAAATTATCAAAAATAGGTTTGGAAGTTTTAGAATTATCATCAACAAAAAAGAAAATGAATAATGAATTATTTAATTCAATTTTTGAATTCATACAAAAAGTAAAGTTACCAGTTGCACAAACCGAGTTAATGATTGTAAATTCAATAGAAAATTTATTAAATATTGTTAAAGAATAAATTGAGAAAATAATGGGCGAACTTAATTGGTTAGATATTTCTGTTATAGTAACATTCTTCATAGTTGTATTTGGAATTGCTGCGTATTATTCAAAGAAAGGCGGGAAGGATACCGGAGAATTTTTTCTTTCCGGAAGAAATATGCCTTGGTACATTGCCGGAACTGCAATGGTGGCAACAACATTTGCCGCAGATACGCCTTTAGCTGTTACTGAGCTTGTGGCAAAAAATGGAATTGCCGGAAATTGGCTTTGGTGGAATTTAGCAATTGGCGGAATGTTAACTGTTTTCTTTTTTGCAAAATTGTGGCGAAGAGCAAATATTTTAACAGATGTTGAATTTGTTGAATTACGTTATTCCGGAAAATCTGCCGCATGGCTTAGAGGATTTAGAGCAATATATCTCGGCTTGTTTATGAACGCCATCGTAATGGGCTGGGTTAATAAAGCAATGGAAAAAATATTTTCAGTTGTTATTCCAACTTTTGATCCTTTTACTTTGGTAGTAATTACGGCTTTAATTATTGCAGTTTACTCAACAGCTTCCGGACTTTTAGGAACTGCGCGAACTGATAGTTTCCAATTTGTATTTGCAATGATTGGCTGTATTGTTCTGGCAATAATTATTGTTCAGCAGCCGGAAATAGGAAGTTTAGAAAATCTTAAAAATAAATTACCGGAATCAACTTTAGAATTTTTTCCATCAATTGGAAATATTGGAGTAAGTGAAACCTTAAGTGGAGTATTT is a window from the Ignavibacteriota bacterium genome containing:
- a CDS encoding NAD(P)(+) transhydrogenase (Re/Si-specific) subunit beta: MEVLSYVIYLIASVLFIFGIKQLGSPKTARQGNFLSALGMFLAIVITLFDQRVLTFEYILIGIIIGSAIGALMAYKVPMTGMPQMVGLLNGFGGGASMLVGYAEFYHLLKSSDGIDIAIGSTIVLSILIGGVTFTGSLVAFGKLQEIISGKVIKFPLQNSINILLLLAVIVLGILVVMNPSTTILLLLIIGIISLVLGVLLVLPIGGADMPVAVSLLNSYSGLAASMTGFVLQNNMLIIAGALVGASGIILTIIMCKGMNRSLMNVVLGGWADAGSGGASSSGSQGEAKSIDAEELAMMLDSVQNVVIVPGYGMAVAQAQHAVRDLTNILEKKGINVRFAIHPVAGRMPGHMNVLLAEAQVSYDKLFALEDINDDFPNVDVALIVGANDVVNPAARNDKNSPIFGMPILNVDYAKTVIVNKRSMNAGYAGIQNELFFYPNTLMFFGSAKEAISKLVNEIKEL
- a CDS encoding Re/Si-specific NAD(P)(+) transhydrogenase subunit alpha; this encodes MVISIPKEILPGENRVAIVPDVAAKLIKKGFAVKVEKDAGISAGFTNEKYIEAGAEIISSLDELYNTDIILKVQRPTEHPSGKHETEFIKSGSYLITLMYSLHYSDLAKTCAEKGINVISMDAIPRTTLAQKMDALSSQANIAGYKSVLMAANSLGKIFPLMMTAAGTIQPAKVVIMGAGVAGLQALGTAKRLGAIVEVSDIRPSVKEEVQSLGGRFIEVDTDENMQDSGGYAKEASEEFLKKQKELIFKHVTNADIVITTALVPGKKSPILVTEEMIKSMRPGSVVLDMAVEFGGNCEISEKGKTVKKYGVTIIGEPNLPSLVATNASEVYSKNLLALLEHISKDGKIELNLDDEIVKGSLITYNNQVVHERTKNLL
- a CDS encoding family 20 glycosylhydrolase encodes the protein MKKIFITFTLIIFMALQSCSTIKQIDYNNPNRWNELGENSKLDWRAVHLLHYNSDKQLEALSKNIPKLTSMGINKIIFEIDYNFYFQSHSELRQTDSVITKEGAKNFTKVCRENGIEIIPQFQCVGHQSWAEETYKLLEVYPEFDLTPNAFPNNKGLYCREWDVENPKVYEIVFALLDEIIDAFDAKAMHVGMDEVFLLGSEFSPSTKGKDPAKLFAKAVNDLHNYIVKEKGLEMLMWGDRLIDANKINYGEWESSANETSNAIDVIPKDIIICDWHYEDFNDYKNLNATEYLSIPMFIEKGFRVLPTSWRRVETMKDLMYYSLTLENPKMLGHLFTLWSSAKGDELLAYPPMVEGLKVGQPFFLNNK
- a CDS encoding N,N'-diacetylchitobiose phosphorylase, with the protein product MKYGFFDNDNKEYVIEKPDVPVSWTNYLGVKDLCTVISHNAGGYSFYKSTEHHRVTRFRPNGVPLDRPGHYVYIRDDETGEYWSISWQPVGKDFTEAKYTCRHGMSYSKFQCDYNDINAEQILFIPIDDDVELWDVKIKNNSGRARKLSVFSYVEFSFHHVEIDNQNFQMSLYASGSNYKDEIIEYDFFYEPWTFHFFASNFNPDSFDCVRDSFIGSYRSESDPIAVEKGKCSNSTELGGNHCGTLHKKLELQSGEETRLIFMLGVGSREEKGREIKSKYSDLKNVDNEFNRLKNYWEAKTSKFICKTPNEGLNTMINIWTLYQAEVCVIWSRFASFVETGGRVGLGYRDTSQDIMGVVHTNPEKTKQRIIELLQGHTSYGYGLHLFDPDVFKPKENKLPGVKLPTVVPTKNPEDIVHGMEDVCSDDAIWLVASICEWIVESGELEFFDNVVRYANGGEGTVYEHLTKILDFSAKYVGNNGICQGLRADWNDCLNLGGGESSMVSFMHYWAINIFIESAKILDKNEDVRKYLEMAEKVKQSCENELWDGEWYIRGFTKSGKKIGSNEAEEGKVFLNAQSWAVMSGVAKDERAEKAMNAVDKYLYSKYGLHLLWPAYGKPNDEIGYVTRVYKGIKENAAIFSHPNPWAVIAECKLGNGNRAMKYYDAILPYNQNDIIEIRQSEPYSYCQFIMGKDHTAHGRARHPWLTGTASWFYTAATKHILGIQPTYKGLKIDPCIPSDWKEFEVRREWRGAVYIIKVQNPNGVEKGVKTIKVNGKIIDGIIPIFPKGENVNVEVVMQNNF
- a CDS encoding family 20 glycosylhydrolase, which produces MKKQIIYILLLLFVNSVSAIEIKELKLMPYPKSVNLLDGKFKVDENFNLEVSQNSERLKIYSNKFLMRLANRTGLFLNNPFVNESKNPNAIIDIQRIGLVKLNEDESYELNISDIKIHLKANTDIGAIRGIETLLQLLQIDENGYYFPTCKIIDSPRFPWRGLLIDVSRHFIPIEVLKRNLDGMAAIKLNVMHFHLSDDQGFRVESKTFPKLTELGSDGNFYTHEQIKEILNYANNLGIRVMPEFDVPGHSTALLTAYPELASLPFNYKIERKWGVMDPTLNPTLDKTYDFLDKLFKEMSELFVDEYFHIGGDENNGNQWNANLDIQKFMKENNIPDNSSLQGYFNNKLLKILTKYGKKLVGWDEIFHPSMPNNIVIQSWRGKEALIESAKKGYQTFLSNDYYIDLIQPTDFHYLNDPIPADANLTEEQKKFILGGEATMWAEMISAETIDSRIWPRTAAIAERFWSPQNINDVENMYKRLEYISYLLEEHDLQHIKNFERMLRRLTNNNETESLRNLISVIEPVKFYQRNNLREQTQQTPLTRVIDAATADAKAAREFNQLVENYLSEKNNLELKNKIIQQLNFWKNNHTEFLETAKKSPILFEIIPMSENLCKLSKIGLEVLELSSTKKKMNNELFNSIFEFIQKVKLPVAQTELMIVNSIENLLNIVKE
- a CDS encoding NAD(P) transhydrogenase subunit alpha; this translates as MEIHELLMLIYVFVLAIFIGFELITKVPPTLHTPLMSGSNAISGITIVGALLSAGFNEFGLSTILGMIAVIFATINVVGGYLVTDRMLKMFKKK